One genomic segment of Arachis duranensis cultivar V14167 chromosome 4, aradu.V14167.gnm2.J7QH, whole genome shotgun sequence includes these proteins:
- the LOC107484849 gene encoding AT-rich interactive domain-containing protein 2 gives MNTLTMGGKIIHKNYASCSFDDRDMLMLLKDLALDPCNVKPSQKRLENRILKIRKLLKASVERPKRKRKFDEYENESKLAATFGSITGEKYDIQNAKNQRKGESSCLSLHSLESWGHSAIHEDVLSSLNDCSKCCSLSKMTNPMIKWNLKSHSEDLVTNSSCTNSIATSNNDETNKEFWNDVSSEASHSMRSNKEAKELNFPKFVIPIGPRFQAEVPRWEGATTRRHNSCDDMKWLGTQAWPIPGITKSNRMCVRKGRSDPCSCDDPGSIECVEEHINESRKRLELEIGTTFQSWKFHEMGKDVSKSWTFEEEKEFENLARSNLQSDETNFWDLAMEHFPNKTMKSMINYYYNVYIPRRLSMETRASSSAVDSDNDQSEVYKNDDGGSTTKMRIVPMCKFLKSRTKSCQVSKFKSNQVGT, from the exons ATGAATACTTTGACAATGGGAGGAAAAATTATTCACAAAAATTATGCTTCTTGCTCATTTGATGATAGAGATATGTTAATGTTGTTAAAAGATCTTGCTTTGGATCCTTGCAATGTGAAGCCATCCCAGAAAAGACTTGAGAATAGAATTCTCAAAATACGCAAACTTTTGAAAGCTAGTGTCGAAAGACCCAAG aggaagaggaaatttgATGAGTatgaaaatgaaagtaaattagCCGCTACTTTTGGATCAATCACAGGAGAGAAATATGATATCCAAAATGCCAAAAATCAGAGAAAAGGTGAGTCCTCTTGTCTTTCACTCCATTCCCTAGAAAGTTGGGGTCATTCAGCAATACATGAAgatgttctttcttctttaaatGATTGCTCAAAGTGTTGCAGTCTTAGTAAAATGACAAACCCAATGATCAAATGGAACTTGAAAAGCCATAGTGAAGATCTAGTAACTAATAGTAGTTGTACTAATAGTATCGCGACATCTAACAATGACGAAACAAATAAAGAATTCTGGAATGACGTTTCGAGCGAGGCTTCGCATTCGATGAGGTCAAACAAGGAAGCCAAGGAACttaattttccaaaatttgttaTTCCGATCGGGCCTAGATTTCAAGCTGAAGTTCCAAGATGGGAAGGCGCAACTACTCGAAGGCATAATAGTTGTGATGATATGAAATGGTTAGGCACTCAAGCTTGGCCAATCCCGGGAATCACAAAATCGAATAGAATGTGTGTTAGAAAAGGTAGGTCTGATCCATGTTCTTGTGATGACCCAGGATCAATTGAATGTGTTGAAGAACACATCAATGAATCAAGAAAACGCCTAGAATTAGAGATTGGTACAACTTTTCAAAGTTGGAAGTTTCATGAGATGGGAAAAGATGTATCAAAGTCATGGacatttgaagaagaaaaggaatttGAAAATCTTGCAAGATCAAATTTGCAATCAGATGAAACAAACTTTTGGGATCTTGCTATGGAGCACTTCCCAAACAAAACAATGAAGAGCATGATTAATTACTATTATAATGTCTACATCCCTAGGCGCTTGAGCATGGAAACAAGAGCTTCTTCTAGTGCAGTTGATAGTGACAATGATCAAAGTGAGGTCTACAAGAATGATGATGGAGGTTCAACTACTAAGATGCGCATTGTTCCAATGTGCAAATTCCTCAAATCAAGGACTAAAAGTTGCCAGGTAAGCAAGTTTAAGAGTAATCAAGTAGGTACTTAG